One region of Micromonospora lupini genomic DNA includes:
- a CDS encoding carbohydrate ABC transporter permease, with protein sequence MIAWGFLAPTVVYLLAFYAYPLYRNVELSLRAYTVRSFVQGGAPFAGLDNYRTVLTDPAFLPTLAHTLIFTGASLVFQFTIGMALALFFRQHFPLSGTLRALILVPWLLPLIVSASTWSWLLNSDSGLVNAALGVVGIDPVNWLTSPTWSLTSVIIANVWIGIPFNLVVLYSGLQAIPVEVYEASALDGASGWQRFWSITFPLLRPVSAITLLLGLIYTLKVFDIIWIMTRGGPTGSSATLATWSYRLGFGNMLPEFGPGAAVGNLLIVMALIAGLVYIRSQRRQYQR encoded by the coding sequence TTGATCGCGTGGGGCTTCCTGGCGCCGACTGTCGTCTACCTGCTGGCCTTCTACGCCTACCCGCTCTACCGCAACGTCGAGCTGAGCCTGCGCGCGTACACCGTCCGCTCGTTCGTGCAGGGCGGCGCACCCTTCGCCGGCCTGGACAACTACCGCACCGTCCTGACCGACCCGGCGTTCCTGCCGACGTTGGCGCACACCCTGATCTTCACCGGCGCGTCGCTCGTCTTCCAGTTCACCATCGGCATGGCCCTGGCTCTCTTCTTCCGCCAGCACTTCCCGCTGTCGGGCACCCTGCGGGCGCTGATCCTCGTACCGTGGCTGCTGCCGCTCATCGTGTCGGCCTCGACCTGGTCGTGGCTGCTCAACAGCGATTCGGGGTTGGTCAACGCCGCGCTGGGCGTCGTCGGGATCGACCCGGTCAACTGGCTCACCTCGCCGACCTGGTCGCTCACCTCGGTGATCATCGCGAACGTCTGGATCGGCATCCCGTTCAACCTGGTGGTGCTCTACAGCGGCCTCCAGGCGATCCCGGTCGAGGTGTACGAGGCGTCCGCGCTCGACGGCGCGAGCGGCTGGCAACGGTTCTGGTCGATCACGTTCCCGCTGCTGCGCCCGGTCTCCGCGATCACGCTGCTGCTGGGGCTGATCTACACGCTGAAGGTCTTCGACATCATCTGGATCATGACCCGGGGCGGCCCGACCGGCTCGTCCGCCACGCTCGCCACCTGGTCGTACCGCCTCGGCTTCGGCAACATGCTGCCGGAGTTCGGTCCGGGCGCGGCCGTCGGCAACCTGCTCATCGTTATGGCCCTGATCGCGGGGCTCGTCTACATCCGGTCCCAGCGGAGGCAGTACCAACGATGA
- a CDS encoding phosphatase PAP2 family protein, with amino-acid sequence MEIAELAVPQPVAPGRRAAPLRRAARELLLVATLFLLYKMARMAVAGRVSTALANGDSVWHLERLLHLPDEAAVQHPLLAYGLVAHLANGYYAYVHFPATVITLVWLYLRHPAHYLWTRRVLACLTAGALALHLLVPLAPPRLTALTGLVDTGRRFGPTVYGPPDTDTLSNQYAAMPSLHLGWALAVAVALVAVTRGRLRWLWVAHPLVTLLVVVATGNHYWLDGVVAALMLGVVHLVLPTPAERPHREGATAGPGRAWLRQRTHSVRRSGHPGHRHSSTSAQAPRRPAASTPPNATVPSCEAYEIQSCCSSVHTPSAPV; translated from the coding sequence ATGGAGATCGCCGAGCTGGCGGTGCCGCAGCCGGTGGCACCCGGCCGACGGGCCGCTCCGCTGCGCCGCGCGGCGCGCGAACTGCTGCTCGTCGCCACGCTGTTCCTCCTCTACAAGATGGCGCGGATGGCGGTGGCCGGTCGGGTGTCGACCGCGCTGGCCAACGGCGACTCGGTCTGGCACCTGGAGCGGCTGTTGCACCTGCCCGACGAGGCGGCCGTCCAGCATCCGCTGCTCGCGTACGGCCTGGTGGCGCACCTGGCCAACGGCTACTACGCGTACGTGCACTTCCCCGCCACGGTGATCACCCTCGTCTGGCTGTACCTGCGGCACCCGGCGCACTACCTGTGGACGCGTCGCGTGCTCGCCTGTCTCACCGCGGGGGCCCTGGCACTGCACCTCCTGGTCCCGCTGGCGCCGCCCCGGCTCACCGCGCTGACGGGCCTGGTGGACACCGGCCGCCGGTTCGGGCCCACCGTCTACGGCCCACCCGATACGGACACCCTCAGCAACCAGTACGCCGCCATGCCGTCCCTGCACCTCGGGTGGGCGCTGGCCGTGGCCGTCGCGCTCGTCGCCGTGACCCGCGGTCGCCTCCGGTGGCTGTGGGTGGCCCACCCGCTCGTCACCCTGCTGGTAGTCGTGGCCACCGGAAACCACTACTGGCTCGACGGTGTGGTGGCGGCGCTGATGCTCGGGGTCGTCCACCTGGTCCTGCCGACGCCCGCCGAGCGACCCCACCGGGAGGGGGCCACGGCTGGCCCGGGGCGGGCGTGGCTACGACAACGGACTCATTCGGTGCGGCGCTCCGGCCACCCGGGCCACCGCCACTCGTCGACGTCGGCCCAGGCGCCGCGCAGACCGGCCGCGAGCACGCCGCCGAACGCCACGGTCCCCTCGTGCGAGGCGTACGAGATCCAGTCGTGCTGCTCGTCGGTCCACACGCCTTCGGCGCCGGTGTAA
- a CDS encoding TetR/AcrR family transcriptional regulator — MDEITGLRERKKAATRLALHESALRLAAEQGPDGVTVEAIADAANVSRRTFSNYFSSKEEALFHGDTVRLRRLLQLVHERPGSETPWTALSRAAEQFTRESSDDRDHSWLTRRRQLRGHPGLAAHQVAAYTAIERELAADLAHRLSGTAVALRSRLLTATFLAALRVAIQHWIDHPGHDLLEIVRTALAEVAPPSA, encoded by the coding sequence ATGGACGAGATCACCGGCCTACGGGAGCGCAAGAAGGCGGCCACCCGCCTCGCCCTGCACGAGTCAGCCCTGCGCCTCGCCGCCGAACAGGGCCCGGACGGCGTGACAGTCGAGGCGATCGCCGACGCCGCGAACGTCTCCCGGCGAACATTCTCGAACTACTTCTCCAGTAAGGAGGAGGCGCTCTTCCACGGCGACACGGTGCGCCTGCGCCGGCTGTTGCAGTTGGTCCACGAGCGGCCCGGCAGCGAGACGCCATGGACCGCGCTGAGCCGGGCGGCCGAACAGTTCACCAGGGAATCATCGGATGATCGTGACCACAGCTGGCTGACCCGACGCCGGCAGCTGCGCGGGCACCCCGGCCTGGCCGCGCACCAGGTGGCGGCGTACACCGCGATCGAGCGCGAGCTGGCCGCGGACCTCGCCCACCGGCTCAGCGGCACGGCTGTGGCGCTGCGCTCCCGCCTGCTGACCGCGACGTTCCTGGCCGCCCTGCGCGTCGCCATCCAGCACTGGATCGACCACCCGGGCCACGACCTGCTGGAGATCGTGCGAACCGCGCTCGCCGAGGTCGCTCCCCCGTCGGCCTGA
- a CDS encoding cellulose binding domain-containing protein, with the protein MFRHRFTSGSIALAALLVVAAGATTLNGGLGATTPVADVGAAAATAGCGKAPTLRSGTQTIQSNGKSRSYILRIPSNYTNTNPYRLIFAFHWRGGTATEVDSGGTSGRPWSYYGQLEQSNDTAILVAPQGFGNGWGNSGGEDVTFVDDMIRRIEGDLCVDTTQRFALGFSWGGGMSYALACARATTFRAVAVFSGAQISGCSGGTQPIAYFGLHGITDNVLNISQGRALRDTFVRNNGCTAQSPREPAAGSRSHITTTYSGCRAGYPVQWAAFDNGHMPGPVDGTYAESGITTWTKGEVWKFFAQFQGTPPPTTPPPTTPPPTTPPPVPGGCAASVSLNSWTGGFVATVKVTAGSAGTNGWAVSMTLPSGASVTNTWSATASGSTGAVRFSNVDYNGRLAAGQVAEFGFQGSGSATGLTPTCTAS; encoded by the coding sequence ATGTTCAGACACCGGTTCACCTCCGGGTCCATCGCGCTCGCGGCGCTGCTCGTCGTGGCGGCGGGCGCGACCACGCTCAACGGCGGCCTCGGCGCCACCACCCCCGTCGCGGACGTGGGCGCCGCCGCGGCGACCGCCGGCTGCGGCAAGGCCCCGACGCTGCGCAGCGGTACGCAGACGATCCAGAGCAACGGCAAGAGTCGCAGCTACATCCTGCGGATCCCCAGCAACTACACCAACACCAACCCGTACCGGCTGATCTTCGCGTTCCACTGGCGGGGCGGCACCGCCACCGAGGTCGACTCCGGAGGCACCAGCGGACGACCCTGGTCCTACTACGGCCAACTCGAGCAGTCGAACGACACCGCCATCCTGGTCGCACCCCAGGGCTTCGGCAACGGGTGGGGCAACTCCGGTGGCGAGGACGTCACCTTCGTCGACGACATGATCCGCCGCATCGAAGGCGACCTCTGCGTCGACACCACCCAACGCTTCGCCCTCGGGTTCAGCTGGGGTGGCGGCATGAGCTACGCGCTCGCCTGTGCCCGCGCCACCACCTTCCGCGCCGTGGCCGTCTTCAGCGGCGCGCAGATCAGCGGCTGCAGCGGCGGCACGCAGCCCATCGCGTACTTCGGCCTGCACGGCATCACCGACAACGTCCTCAACATCTCGCAGGGCCGCGCGCTGCGCGACACCTTCGTCCGCAACAACGGGTGTACGGCGCAGAGCCCGCGCGAACCGGCCGCGGGGAGCCGGAGCCACATCACCACCACCTACTCCGGCTGCCGCGCCGGATACCCCGTCCAGTGGGCTGCCTTCGACAACGGCCACATGCCCGGCCCGGTCGACGGCACGTACGCCGAGAGTGGCATCACCACCTGGACCAAGGGCGAGGTCTGGAAGTTCTTCGCCCAGTTCCAGGGCACTCCACCGCCGACCACGCCCCCGCCCACCACGCCGCCGCCGACGACCCCTCCGCCGGTTCCGGGCGGGTGTGCGGCCTCGGTGTCGTTGAACTCGTGGACCGGCGGGTTCGTGGCCACCGTGAAGGTGACCGCCGGCTCCGCCGGCACGAACGGGTGGGCGGTGAGCATGACGCTTCCGAGCGGCGCGAGCGTCACCAACACCTGGTCCGCCACGGCGAGTGGTAGCACCGGGGCCGTGCGCTTCTCGAATGTGGACTACAACGGGCGGCTCGCCGCCGGCCAGGTCGCCGAGTTCGGCTTCCAGGGCAGCGGCAGCGCCACCGGCCTGACCCCCACCTGCACCGCCAGTTGA
- a CDS encoding sugar ABC transporter substrate-binding protein: MTGLNRRRRLAAVAVIALAAVTAGACSSSSGDSDGGGGAYLVWDPYPQFADDSDWVALLKKCGTSAGVTVERTGYDTTDLTNKALLAAQQGNSPDVLIVDNPVISTLAEAGALTTTEENKLDVSSMAPNLLGAGQSGGKTYGVPIGANTLALYYNKDLLTAAGVDPASVTDWTSLTAALTKVKAKGKKGITFSAIGTEEGSFQFLPWYWGSGAQLTSLDSPQAVSALTLWKDWLNQGLAPNSVINNTQTTSWQEFASGNFAFAENGTWQLANAEKLGFSYGTIAIPASAGGPAPAPTGGEFVSIPVQKKTDRYATSQKLVTCLTNADNLLTTDTTLSYVAPVTAVQDRQATENPKLKVWVEAVRAAKGRTGDNLGTKYPKISEPLWTAVQAALSGGKSPQEALTAAQASATSK; this comes from the coding sequence ATGACAGGACTCAACCGACGGCGGCGCCTGGCCGCCGTTGCCGTGATAGCGCTCGCCGCGGTGACCGCCGGCGCCTGCTCGTCGTCGTCCGGCGACTCCGACGGTGGCGGCGGCGCCTACCTCGTCTGGGACCCGTATCCGCAGTTCGCCGACGACTCCGACTGGGTCGCCCTGCTCAAGAAGTGCGGAACCTCGGCGGGCGTGACCGTCGAGCGGACCGGCTACGACACCACCGACCTCACCAACAAGGCGCTGCTCGCCGCCCAGCAGGGCAACTCGCCGGACGTGCTGATCGTCGACAATCCGGTCATCTCGACACTGGCCGAGGCCGGCGCGCTCACCACCACCGAAGAGAACAAGCTGGACGTGTCGAGCATGGCGCCGAACCTGCTCGGCGCCGGCCAGAGCGGGGGCAAGACGTACGGGGTGCCGATCGGGGCCAACACCCTGGCGCTCTACTACAACAAGGACCTGCTGACCGCCGCCGGCGTCGACCCGGCCTCGGTCACCGACTGGACGTCCCTGACCGCGGCGCTGACGAAGGTCAAGGCGAAGGGCAAGAAGGGCATCACCTTCTCCGCGATCGGCACCGAGGAGGGCAGCTTCCAGTTCCTGCCCTGGTACTGGGGATCGGGCGCGCAGCTGACCAGCCTGGACTCGCCGCAGGCGGTGTCCGCGCTGACCCTGTGGAAGGACTGGCTCAACCAGGGCCTCGCCCCGAACTCGGTCATCAACAACACCCAGACCACGAGCTGGCAGGAGTTCGCCTCCGGCAACTTCGCGTTCGCCGAGAACGGCACCTGGCAGCTGGCCAACGCGGAGAAGCTCGGCTTCTCGTACGGCACCATCGCCATTCCGGCCAGCGCCGGTGGGCCGGCCCCGGCGCCGACCGGCGGCGAGTTCGTCTCGATCCCGGTGCAGAAGAAGACCGACAGGTACGCGACGTCGCAGAAGCTCGTCACCTGCCTGACCAACGCCGACAATCTGCTCACCACCGACACCACGCTCTCCTACGTCGCGCCCGTCACCGCCGTACAGGACCGGCAGGCGACCGAGAACCCCAAACTCAAGGTCTGGGTGGAGGCCGTCCGGGCGGCGAAGGGCCGCACCGGTGACAACCTCGGCACGAAGTACCCGAAGATCTCCGAGCCCCTGTGGACCGCCGTGCAGGCAGCCCTGAGCGGCGGGAAGTCGCCGCAGGAGGCGCTGACCGCCGCGCAGGCCTCGGCCACGAGCAAGTAA
- a CDS encoding arabinofuranosidase catalytic domain-containing protein — MRTPSPAGPGLARDPIPRRRLPRLAVLASALAGVLVLATVGATAGAGSSAAEAATAPMAAAAIVAGQSTTIVGAPSGRCVEVPNSSTTNGTQTQLWDCNGAAGQTWTWTSSKQLTVYGNKCLDASGRGTTNGTAAIIWDCNGQNNQQWNVNSNGTITGVQSGLCLDANGAATANGTKLILWACNGGANQQWASPTTPPTTAPPTTPPPSGARPCDIYASGGTPCVAAHSTTRALYATYAGNLYQVRRSSDSTTRNIGLTGTGGTANAATQDSFCSGTTCVITVVFDQSGRGNDLWYQGSSVVPGSPQSRPATATTESLTVGGAKAYSLYINPGNSYWRDGHLTGVPTGSAPEGMYMVTSGTHVNSGCCFDYGNSETTRKADAAGAMDAINFGKQCWFGGCSGSGPWVQADLEWGLFPGGSSSWNPNQRAFTSKFVTATLKNNGTSRFAMKGSDAQSGSLYTLWDGSLPSGYNPMKKQGAIILGSGGDCCKPDGGANLSAGTFYEGAMVAGYPSDATENAVQASVVSAGYR; from the coding sequence GTGCGAACCCCGTCCCCCGCCGGGCCCGGCCTGGCCCGCGACCCCATCCCGAGACGTCGCCTCCCACGCCTGGCCGTCCTGGCCAGCGCCCTGGCAGGCGTCCTCGTCCTCGCCACCGTCGGCGCGACGGCCGGCGCCGGATCGTCCGCCGCCGAGGCCGCCACCGCACCGATGGCGGCCGCCGCCATCGTGGCGGGGCAGAGCACCACCATCGTCGGCGCCCCGTCCGGTCGATGCGTCGAGGTCCCCAACTCGAGCACCACAAACGGCACCCAGACCCAACTCTGGGACTGCAACGGCGCGGCCGGCCAGACCTGGACCTGGACGTCGAGCAAGCAGCTCACGGTGTACGGCAACAAGTGCCTGGACGCCTCCGGCCGCGGCACCACGAACGGCACCGCGGCGATCATCTGGGACTGCAACGGCCAGAACAACCAGCAGTGGAACGTCAACAGCAACGGCACCATCACCGGCGTGCAGTCCGGGCTGTGCCTCGATGCCAACGGCGCGGCCACCGCCAACGGCACCAAGCTGATCCTGTGGGCCTGCAACGGCGGCGCCAACCAGCAGTGGGCCTCGCCGACCACCCCGCCGACCACCGCTCCGCCGACCACCCCGCCGCCGAGCGGCGCGCGCCCGTGCGACATCTACGCCTCGGGCGGCACCCCGTGCGTGGCGGCCCACAGCACGACGCGAGCCCTCTACGCGACGTACGCCGGCAACCTCTACCAGGTCCGACGCTCGTCGGACAGCACGACCCGCAACATCGGGCTGACCGGCACGGGCGGCACCGCCAACGCCGCGACGCAGGACTCGTTCTGCTCCGGCACGACCTGCGTGATCACAGTCGTCTTCGACCAGTCCGGGCGCGGAAACGACCTCTGGTACCAGGGGTCCAGCGTCGTTCCGGGCTCGCCGCAGAGCAGGCCGGCGACCGCGACCACGGAGTCCCTGACGGTGGGCGGCGCCAAGGCGTACTCGCTCTACATCAACCCTGGCAACAGCTACTGGCGCGACGGGCACCTGACCGGCGTGCCGACCGGCTCGGCGCCCGAGGGCATGTACATGGTGACAAGCGGGACCCACGTCAACAGCGGCTGCTGCTTCGACTACGGCAACAGCGAGACGACGCGCAAGGCCGACGCCGCCGGCGCGATGGACGCCATCAACTTCGGCAAGCAGTGCTGGTTCGGCGGTTGCTCCGGCAGCGGCCCCTGGGTGCAGGCCGACCTGGAGTGGGGTCTGTTCCCCGGTGGCAGCAGCTCGTGGAACCCGAACCAGCGGGCGTTCACCAGCAAGTTCGTCACGGCGACGCTCAAGAACAACGGCACGTCGCGCTTCGCCATGAAGGGCAGCGACGCGCAGTCCGGCAGCCTCTACACGCTGTGGGACGGCTCGCTCCCGTCGGGGTACAACCCGATGAAGAAGCAGGGCGCGATCATCCTGGGTAGTGGCGGTGACTGCTGCAAGCCCGACGGCGGCGCGAACCTGAGCGCCGGCACGTTCTACGAGGGGGCCATGGTCGCCGGTTACCCGTCCGACGCGACGGAGAACGCGGTGCAGGCCAGCGTGGTGAGCGCCGGTTACCGCTGA
- a CDS encoding RICIN domain-containing protein translates to MKTPSRSRSGRAHALVARLVVGLLAATTAVTVAASPAQAADESISVNFSTTTGTPTYRAAGWIYGMTENASGPPDHFYRDVNFRYMRAGGAQLPGSGWVGGNYDRRWNATVAQARRTVALGGQFILLPHDLWGADGAGISRFPGDNGNWTDYDNFLTRVINDVRASGLSVQWDIWNEPNITIFWNRPISQYLELWRRTYQRLRTEFPSQLIVGPSCACVPSTNHAFWNQYLDFVRSTNTVPDIISWHSLPGDPVANVAAANATLDPRGIPHPRPYQINEYGASNEQNPADGAWYIARLERAGADGLRANWASAGNLHNDLGNLLTRNSAGQHQPKGEWWAYRYYASQTGQNVSVTGSQSYDAYATKASGVAKVLVGGGRTTGNLSVNLQRLDTTSGVVQNNQVRVLTQRIPYNNGGAVQGPVTVSNSVVTLSNNNATVNLPYGNQNDTYTVTLLPPSDAGFQSVAVAQHSQQCLDNTGLSTADGNVQQQFYCEGGAQQLWNFQPVAGVANTYTVVNQQSGKCLDVSGASTANGAAVGQWTCQNGLNQQFTLRKVTYSGNDSHDYQLVARHSGKCVDVNGVSTAARATVLQWPCNAVGQGSPLNQTWRIWGR, encoded by the coding sequence GTGAAAACCCCGTCCCGCAGCAGGTCGGGGCGAGCCCACGCGCTCGTCGCCCGACTCGTCGTCGGCCTGCTCGCCGCAACCACCGCCGTCACCGTCGCCGCGTCCCCGGCCCAGGCCGCCGACGAGTCGATAAGTGTCAACTTCTCCACCACCACCGGCACGCCCACCTACCGCGCGGCCGGCTGGATCTACGGCATGACCGAGAACGCCAGTGGCCCGCCCGACCACTTCTACCGCGACGTCAACTTCCGCTACATGCGCGCCGGTGGCGCGCAGCTGCCCGGCAGTGGCTGGGTCGGTGGAAACTACGATCGCCGCTGGAACGCCACTGTCGCCCAGGCACGTCGGACCGTCGCCCTCGGCGGGCAGTTCATCCTGCTGCCGCACGACCTGTGGGGCGCCGACGGCGCCGGCATCTCCCGCTTCCCCGGTGACAACGGCAACTGGACCGACTACGACAACTTCCTGACCCGGGTCATCAACGACGTCCGGGCGTCCGGCCTGTCGGTGCAGTGGGACATCTGGAACGAACCCAACATCACCATCTTCTGGAACCGGCCGATCTCGCAGTACCTCGAACTGTGGCGGCGCACGTACCAGCGCCTCCGGACGGAGTTCCCCAGCCAGCTCATCGTCGGGCCGAGCTGCGCCTGCGTGCCGTCGACAAACCACGCGTTCTGGAACCAGTACCTGGACTTCGTGCGCTCGACGAACACGGTGCCGGACATCATCAGTTGGCACTCGCTGCCCGGTGACCCGGTCGCCAACGTCGCCGCGGCCAACGCCACCCTCGACCCGCGCGGCATCCCGCATCCCCGCCCGTACCAGATCAACGAGTACGGGGCGTCGAACGAGCAGAACCCGGCCGACGGCGCCTGGTACATCGCGCGTCTGGAGCGGGCCGGCGCTGACGGTCTGCGGGCCAACTGGGCCAGCGCCGGCAACCTGCACAACGACCTCGGCAACCTGTTGACCCGCAACTCGGCCGGCCAGCACCAGCCCAAGGGCGAATGGTGGGCCTACCGCTACTACGCCTCGCAGACCGGCCAGAACGTCTCGGTGACCGGCAGCCAGTCCTACGACGCGTACGCCACGAAGGCCAGCGGGGTGGCGAAGGTCCTGGTCGGTGGCGGTCGCACCACCGGGAACCTGAGCGTCAACCTGCAACGCCTCGACACGACAAGTGGCGTCGTGCAGAACAACCAGGTGCGGGTGCTCACGCAGCGCATCCCGTACAACAACGGCGGTGCGGTGCAGGGCCCGGTCACGGTCTCCAACAGCGTCGTCACCCTGTCCAACAACAACGCCACGGTGAACCTGCCGTACGGGAACCAGAACGACACGTACACGGTGACCCTGCTGCCGCCCTCCGACGCGGGCTTCCAGTCGGTGGCGGTGGCCCAGCACTCCCAGCAGTGCCTGGACAACACTGGCCTGAGCACCGCCGACGGCAACGTCCAGCAGCAGTTCTACTGCGAGGGCGGCGCCCAGCAGCTCTGGAACTTCCAGCCGGTCGCCGGAGTGGCGAACACGTACACAGTTGTCAACCAGCAGAGCGGCAAGTGCCTCGACGTCAGCGGCGCCTCCACAGCCAACGGCGCCGCCGTGGGCCAGTGGACCTGCCAGAACGGGCTCAACCAGCAGTTCACCCTCCGGAAGGTGACCTACTCCGGTAACGACTCGCACGACTACCAGCTCGTCGCCCGGCACAGCGGCAAGTGCGTCGACGTCAACGGCGTCTCCACGGCGGCCCGCGCGACTGTCCTTCAGTGGCCCTGCAACGCGGTCGGCCAGGGCAGTCCGCTGAACCAGACCTGGCGGATCTGGGGGCGGTAG
- a CDS encoding MDR family MFS transporter, with the protein MSAPTTTAGTEPMTHRQTLEALSGLLLVLFVAMLSSTVVSTALPKIIGSLNGSQNQYTWVVTATLLTATATTPIWGKLADLFNKKLLIQVAIVVFLLGSVIAGFSQSAGQLIAARAFQGIGVGGLQALVQVAIAAMIPPRERGRYNGYLGGVMAVATVGGPLLGGLIVDTSWLGWRWCFFVGVPVAVIALILLQATLHLPTLRRENVKIDYLGAGLIAAGVSVLLIWISFVDGSFAWLSWQTVAMVGGALLLLALAVWVESRAAEPVVPLAIVRQHTTALAILGSLAVGMAMFGGAVFLGQYFQIGRGYSPTEAGLLTIPLMAGVLGSSIVAGRLITRTGRIKPYIVAGSIILVAGFALLGTIDHETSLVLVGIGMFIVGTGVGMTMQNLVLAVQNTVALKDIGAASASVAFFRSLGGTIGVSVLGAVLAHRVTDQITRDLTAAGIPASGAGGDSNLNIAALPDGIQHIVRAAYGDATGHIFLISAAIGVVGVIAALLLRPVTLRTSLDLPDAATSTAVGADAVDGAPPFDQVSVDPAPKGTPDRR; encoded by the coding sequence ATGAGCGCACCCACCACCACGGCCGGCACCGAGCCGATGACCCATCGGCAGACGCTCGAGGCGCTCAGCGGTCTGCTGCTGGTGCTCTTCGTCGCGATGTTGAGCAGCACTGTCGTCTCGACCGCATTGCCCAAGATCATCGGGTCGTTGAACGGCTCCCAGAACCAGTACACCTGGGTCGTCACCGCGACCCTGCTCACCGCGACCGCCACCACTCCGATCTGGGGCAAGCTGGCCGACCTGTTCAACAAGAAGCTCCTGATCCAGGTCGCCATCGTGGTCTTCCTGCTGGGCTCGGTCATCGCCGGCTTCTCGCAGAGCGCGGGCCAGCTCATCGCGGCCCGCGCGTTCCAGGGCATCGGGGTCGGCGGCCTGCAGGCCCTCGTCCAGGTGGCGATCGCCGCCATGATCCCGCCGCGTGAGCGGGGCCGATACAACGGCTACCTCGGCGGCGTCATGGCTGTCGCGACCGTCGGCGGCCCGCTGCTCGGCGGCCTCATCGTCGACACGTCCTGGCTGGGCTGGCGCTGGTGCTTCTTCGTCGGCGTGCCGGTCGCCGTCATCGCGCTGATCCTGCTCCAGGCGACCCTGCACCTGCCGACGCTACGGCGCGAGAACGTCAAGATCGACTACCTGGGTGCGGGCCTGATCGCCGCAGGCGTCAGCGTGCTGCTGATCTGGATCTCCTTCGTCGACGGCTCGTTCGCGTGGCTCTCCTGGCAGACCGTGGCCATGGTGGGCGGCGCGCTGCTCCTGCTCGCCCTCGCGGTCTGGGTGGAGTCGCGGGCGGCCGAGCCGGTCGTTCCGCTCGCCATCGTGCGCCAGCACACCACCGCGCTGGCCATCCTCGGCAGCCTCGCCGTCGGCATGGCCATGTTCGGCGGCGCGGTCTTCCTCGGCCAGTACTTCCAGATCGGCCGCGGCTACAGCCCGACGGAGGCCGGTCTGCTCACCATCCCGTTGATGGCAGGTGTCCTCGGCTCGTCGATCGTCGCCGGCCGGCTGATCACCAGGACCGGGCGGATCAAGCCGTATATCGTCGCCGGGTCGATCATCCTGGTCGCCGGGTTCGCGCTGCTCGGCACCATCGACCACGAGACGTCGCTCGTCCTGGTCGGCATCGGCATGTTCATCGTCGGCACCGGCGTCGGCATGACCATGCAGAACCTCGTCCTCGCCGTCCAGAACACGGTGGCCCTCAAGGACATCGGCGCGGCCAGCGCCAGCGTCGCGTTCTTCCGGTCGCTCGGCGGCACCATCGGTGTCTCGGTGCTCGGCGCCGTCCTCGCCCACCGGGTCACCGACCAGATCACGCGCGACCTGACCGCCGCCGGGATCCCGGCCTCCGGCGCCGGGGGCGACAGCAACCTCAACATCGCCGCGCTGCCCGACGGGATCCAGCACATTGTGCGGGCCGCGTACGGTGACGCCACCGGACACATCTTCCTCATCTCCGCCGCCATCGGGGTGGTCGGCGTCATCGCGGCGCTACTGCTCAGGCCGGTCACCCTGCGGACCAGCCTCGACCTGCCGGACGCCGCCACGTCGACAGCTGTCGGCGCCGACGCGGTCGACGGGGCGCCCCCGTTCGACCAGGTCTCCGTCGACCCCGCGCCGAAGGGCACGCCCGACCGGCGCTAA